The following nucleotide sequence is from Candidatus Marinimicrobia bacterium CG08_land_8_20_14_0_20_45_22.
CTGAATTACAAGACTATCGATAATATGCCTGAACTCTTCCTGAAGATCACAGGCCAACGCCAGATAACGGTCTTGTGTAAAATGATACCAACCGATCGCCGGATTCAAATTATTGCCCATCAGGGTAGTTGCTAAATGATGATAGAGTACGGAATATCCAAACGAAAGCAGAACATTGATCGGATCCGTCGGGGGATGTTTTTGGCGATGATTGAAATTCCATTCCCGTGGAATCTGACTGGTAAGAGTCTCAAAATAGATGGCCGCGGCTTTTCCTTCAAACCCTCTCAGTGAATTTAAATTTGTCTCCTGTTCGCACCGATCTTCTAAAATAGAAAATTGCCGAAGTACACTGTCTTCCCATTTCTGCCTCCTCGCGATAACGGCATAATTATGAATCTTTGCGCGAACGATTTCCTTGGCAAAGGCAATCACGAACTGTTCGTTTAGCGATTTCTCAACTTGTTTTTGCCAAATCTGGAAGTCAGTTTGAAAGGCCGGGACAGAGCAATAGGTTTCCCCTGTGCGTGAACAGAAAAAAGTCGGGATGTTTCTACGGCTTAGTTCAATAACGGCCGGTAACGTTATACTCGGTTTTCCATAATCGACGATGAAGCGGATTTGCGATAAGGGAATTTTCTTGCCGGATTCTTTAGGATAGTCCCGATTCGTAATTATCAGGGTCTGATACGAAAGTCTGGCGAATACAGCAGAATCCGATAAATAAACCGGAAAGGAATTCATGTTTTGATTGACACTATCGATTAAAGCAAATTCTTTTTTCTTCCCGTATTGAACCGGTTGGATTTCCTTTATTTTCCGAAAATCGACATTAGACAACCAACTGTTTTTGGGTATTGCTTCTGGGACTGGAATTAATACCGGTGCATTCTTAGTCTTTTTGGGTTCTTTTTCGGTCTCCAATACAACCGACTTGCAGAATATATATCCGAGATACTGAAATCCGGAATCAAAATGAGTCAAGTGCGTCTTGGCGGGTTTTAACTCCAAGGCGAGATATTGCAAGGCTTTCTTTACCTCATCAAGTGCGGACTCGGCTTCCTCTTTAGTCTTGCATAAAATTACAAAATCGTCCGCATACCGAATCAATCGAAATTTATCCTGCAAACCTTCATCAAATTCATCTAATAATAAATTTGCCAAAAGCGGAGAAATGGCTGAACCCTGAGGAAGTCCTCGATCTCTCAGGAGGTGCTGACCATGATATATGACGGTTTGGCTAACCCATTGCCGTATAAACGGAATCACCGGATCATCATCTAAAATGGCATCTAACTTTTGATATAGCAATTCCCATTTCACATTATCAAAAAACGATTCAATATCGGATTCCAGAACATAGCGGTATCCTTCGTCATAGGCTTTCTGAATAGCATTGGCCGCACTCTCACGCGAAAATCCTTTCCGATATGCAAATGAACTGTCTTCTAATAATTGATCGATGGATGGCGATAAAACCTGACATACGGCTCTTTGAAAAACCCGATCTCTGATTGCCGGTATTGCCAATGCTCTGATCTTTTTCTCGTTGACCGGTAAAATAACTCCGCGCAGATCTTCAGATATGTATTTCCCCGAAATAATGTCAGTTTTTAACTGCTTCAAATTATCATATAATCCGGCTTCAAAAACAGAAATTGATTCTCCGTCGGAACCCGCTACTCCACGATTGGCTTTCACCTCATAAAAAGCCGCTCTCATATTTTCATCCCGGATTGCGCGATTCAACACCGTCAACGCCGGTCGGAATAACGATTTCCGAAATTCCGGGAGATCGATGATATACTTGCCAAAACCTTTAGCGCTGTTGTTTCCGGCATGAGCAAATTGACCCAGAACCAACACTTTTTTCCAGTACTCCTGTGAATTTAAACGTAGCCGAACCGTGCCAATAATTCCGCCAAATGTCT
It contains:
- the cas1 gene encoding CRISPR-associated endonuclease Cas1 — encoded protein: MSTEFLDNLTFRQYFIQMRLEEPMNFHYFHGPALNGLLCKALKQNTLGKDIVLFPVEVGLIEYQAGDPYNFSYTIFYDSENTGTKIRDALIARSEFRDNTEPFQRFSVKDFSEVPTPDMGEMLGVIRECDEVTLRFITPLRMDRKNPEEGKAYFDPSFFDPGRFFQLLYNRLYDLNKLSGSQIPEYQEPDITGFEVIDRNLIWVDAPYTSLKKTFGGIIGTVRLRLNSQEYWKKVLVLGQFAHAGNNSAKGFGKYIIDLPEFRKSLFRPALTVLNRAIRDENMRAAFYEVKANRGVAGSDGESISVFEAGLYDNLKQLKTDIISGKYISEDLRGVILPVNEKKIRALAIPAIRDRVFQRAVCQVLSPSIDQLLEDSSFAYRKGFSRESAANAIQKAYDEGYRYVLESDIESFFDNVKWELLYQKLDAILDDDPVIPFIRQWVSQTVIYHGQHLLRDRGLPQGSAISPLLANLLLDEFDEGLQDKFRLIRYADDFVILCKTKEEAESALDEVKKALQYLALELKPAKTHLTHFDSGFQYLGYIFCKSVVLETEKEPKKTKNAPVLIPVPEAIPKNSWLSNVDFRKIKEIQPVQYGKKKEFALIDSVNQNMNSFPVYLSDSAVFARLSYQTLIITNRDYPKESGKKIPLSQIRFIVDYGKPSITLPAVIELSRRNIPTFFCSRTGETYCSVPAFQTDFQIWQKQVEKSLNEQFVIAFAKEIVRAKIHNYAVIARRQKWEDSVLRQFSILEDRCEQETNLNSLRGFEGKAAAIYFETLTSQIPREWNFNHRQKHPPTDPINVLLSFGYSVLYHHLATTLMGNNLNPAIGWYHFTQDRYLALACDLQEEFRHIIDSLVIQMIHRNQVSLANFSKNENQKYPYLMKKDFQKKYISLIETRLQTKFNHPYVESEIDFLGLFDYQANQIVNLCQERQEKYRPYRIH